A window from Drosophila subobscura isolate 14011-0131.10 chromosome O, UCBerk_Dsub_1.0, whole genome shotgun sequence encodes these proteins:
- the LOC117897658 gene encoding anaphase-promoting complex subunit 4-like, which produces MASASSIKLYGGRNMDCVVERIEWNNKMDLFAFATDKGEVVLQRLNWQKIASFPPPVKIARVRSLCWQLDDSLLAVAYSHGKVAILSVKSETIISRLSYDVDIRKVYFTRTIDCQESVEGHTFNTFKDKHNEFLPKPRLLISRDPVLTAREENPLPEGSPYFMIVVLCNGKFHLLLFGAVQVASIELTQHVVHPEEFAVYDVQLSGDFNAIYALLRDGQQLKMLHFHNQLLQDSMVPILGVARLCAHILETKNYISYTLGWLRADLETVQLEMDNKLAAYASSQPYGSTSANFLELHIFGFATLEVEEFLTSSEKEFKKMAKGVEVSLSDMQELVFTDLKGGAIRLFYFLNEIVGLSRMPHFYESLVVEDVAVEAMRACGSFYLKACELQRTIDTLVKEMKLFYTWLTFTVMRLSHQEIPENMILSEAENSAVVELLSSMEPDAEDSSDEEEKDRAPSPPKRSLFNLERVSQYLKNACLTQLSPADPDQLWDQIVAEQSFMGASNIFAPHDKNLSLVQQREKLFNAIDGLCQRPTKSISSSFALSSSIICSEFSAVEETPDRDFVTSSFYVNEAARCDMCAIAISREEALILQFSRADNCFLRCTSIHLKPGLFTQRLQEDYNNLRFVDLQFYNDSILTILTQSTSPAEGARPHSCFIQLSIAEATNQCTQHHQSMHIKLPDATVTRSIYDIAGMDAFKCLDGVCDTLAVSGGRRVITVLSDSNRMMTVFETEVDESDDLDMSEISLQQISEEPNPFIHDTEQLDPET; this is translated from the coding sequence atGGCATCAGCTAGCAGCATAAAGCTTTACGGTGGTCGCAATATGGACTGCGTGGTGGAGCGAATTGAGTGGAACAATAAAATGGATCTCTTTGCCTTCGCTACGGATAAGGGAGAGGTGGTTCTACAGCGGCTGAACTGGCAGAAGATCGCCAGCTTTCCGCCGCCCGTCAAAATTGCCAGAGTGCGTTCGCTCTGCTGGCAATTGGACGACTCGCTGCTCGCCGTGGCCTACAGCCATGGAAAGGTGGCCATACTGTCTGTCAAGAGCGAGACAATCATTTCGAGACTAAGCTACGACGTAGACATCAGGAAGGTCTACTTTACCAGGACCATCGACTGCCAGGAATCTGTGGAGGGACACACATTCAATACATTCAAGGACAAGCACAATGAATTTCTGCCGAAGCCACGGCTGCTGATCAGCAGGGACCCAGTGTTGACGGCGCGAGAAGAGAACCCCTTGCCCGAGGGTTCGCCCTACTTCATGATCGTTGTCCTGTGCAACGGAAAgttccatctgctgctgtttggtgCCGTGCAGGTGGCCAGCATCGAGCTCACCCAGCACGTAGTGCACCCCGAAGAGTTTGCAGTCTACGATGTGCAGCTCAGCGGGGACTTCAATGCCATTTACGCCCTGCTGCgcgatggccagcagctgaagaTGCTCCACTTCCACAACCAGTTGCTGCAGGACTCCATGGTGCCCATACTGGGCGTGGCCAGGCTCTGTGCCCACATACTAGAGACGAAAAATTACATAAGTTACACCCTGGGTTGGCTCAGAGCGGACCTAGAGACTGTCCAGCTGGAGATGGACAACAAACTGGCAGCTTACGCCAGCTCCCAACCATACGGAAGCACATCCGCAAATTTTCTGGAGCTGCAtatctttggctttgccacCTTGGAAGTGGAGGAATTTCTGACAAGCTCGGAGAAAGAATTCAAGAAAATGGCCAAAGGTGTGGAGGTTAGCCTCAGCGACATGCAGGAGCTGGTGTTCACGGACCTCAAGGGAGGGGCCATTAGGCTGTTTTACTTTCTCAATGAGATAGTCGGTCTGAGTCGCATGCCCCATTTCTACGAGTCGCTCGTCGTggaggatgtggctgtggaggCGATGCGTGCCTGCGGATCCTTTTATCTGAAGGCTTGCGAGCTGCAGCGGACAATCGACACGCTGGTCAAGGAAATGAAGCTCTTTTACACCTGGCTGACATTCACCGTAATGCGACTGTCGCATCAGGAGATACCCGAGAACATGATCCTCAGCGAGGCGGAGAACAGTGCTGTGGTTGAGCTCCTAAGCTCGATGGAGCCGGATGCAGAGGATAGcagcgatgaggaggagaaggaCCGCGCCCCTTCGCCGCCCAAGCGCAGCCTTTTCAATCTGGAACGAGTAAGTCAGTATCTGAAGAATGCCTGCCTGACGCAGCTCTCGCCCGCGGACCCCGACCAGCTGTGGGATCAGATTGTAGCCGAGCAAAGCTTCATGGGCGCGTCCAATATATTCGCGCCACATGACAAGAACCTGTCGCTGGTGCAGCAGCGCGAAAAGTTGTTCAATGCCATCGATGGCCTCTGCCAGAGGCCCACGAAGAGCATCAGCTCCAGCTTTGCGCTCAGCTCGTCCATTATTTGTAGCGAGTTTTCGGCTGTGGAGGAAACGCCTGATCGGGATTTTGTGACAAGCAGCTTCTATGTCAACGAAGCTGCCAGATGTGACATGTGCGCCATCGCCATTAGCAGGGAGGAGGCCCTGATCCTGCAGTTTAGCCGCGCGGACAATTGTTTCCTGCGCTGCACAAGCATTCACCTGAAGCCGGGCCTGTTCACCCAGCGCTTGCAGGAGGACTACAACAACCTCCGCTTCGTAGATCTGCAGTTCTACAACGACTCCATCCTCACCATACTGACCCAGAGCACTTCCCCCGCGGAGGGTGCGCGTCCCCACAGCTGCTTCATTCAGTTATCGATCGCTGAGGCGACGAATCAGTGCACCCAGCACCATCAATCGATGCACATTAAACTGCCGGATGCGACAGTAACGCGCAGCATCTACGACATTGCCGGCATGGACGCCTTCAAGTGTTTGGATGGAGTTTGTGATACGCTCGCCGTCTCCGGCGGCCGCAGGGTGATCACAGTTCTCTCCGACAGCAATCGCATGATGACGGTCTTCGAAACGGAGGTCGATGAGTCGGACGACCTGGACATGTCCGAAATATCGTTGCAACAGATCAGCGAGGAACCCAATCCATTCATCCATGACACTGAACAGCTGGACCCAGAGACTTGA